The sequence CTTTGCGAATCAAATCTTTAACATTATCGCGATGAGTTACGGGAATGACATCTTGTTCGATAATTGGACCTTCATCTAAATCGCTAGTTACATAATGGGCGGTTGCACCGATTACTTTTACTCCTCTTTCATAGGCACGTTGATAAGGATTTGCCCCGGCAAATGCAGGTAAAAATGAGTGATGAATATTGATAATATTGGGGAATTGTGCGATAAAATTGGGGCTAAGAATTTGCATATATTTAGCAAGAACTACCAAATCTATGTTATAATCTTTAATTAGTTCTAATTGTTTAGCTTCGGCTTCGGCTTTAGTTTCTTTGGTGACAGAAATGTGGTGGAAATCAATATTAAATTGTTGGGCAATTTCAGCGAGATTAGCATGATTACTAATAATTAAAGGTATCTCGGCGCTGATTTCTTTGGCTTGTTTTCGCCAGAGAAGATCGAACAAACAATGATCTTGTTTTGTTACCCAAATTGCCATGCGAGGAATGGTATCAGAAAAGTGAATTTGCCAGTCTGCATCGAGAGGTTTAGCGATCGCGCTAAATGCAGGTTTAATCACGTCGTGAGGTAGGTTAAATCCGGCTAACTGCCATTCGATGCGGGTGAAAAACATTCCTGCTGCTAA comes from Oscillatoria salina IIICB1 and encodes:
- the purU gene encoding formyltetrahydrofolate deformylase yields the protein MSNSTATLLLSCRDRRGLVAKIVNFIYSNGGNIIHADQHTDLAAGMFFTRIEWQLAGFNLPHDVIKPAFSAIAKPLDADWQIHFSDTIPRMAIWVTKQDHCLFDLLWRKQAKEISAEIPLIISNHANLAEIAQQFNIDFHHISVTKETKAEAEAKQLELIKDYNIDLVVLAKYMQILSPNFIAQFPNIINIHHSFLPAFAGANPYQRAYERGVKVIGATAHYVTSDLDEGPIIEQDVIPVTHRDNVKDLIRKGRDLERLVLARAVRLHLQNRVLVYDNRTVVFA